GTGGAGCTAAAGTTGATTACAGCTTAAGCAAAGTTTATAAGAGCAACAAATATGCGTGGACAGTAAGTGATTCATCCATCGCTACAATCACTAAAACTACAGGTGTTGTTACAGCAAAAGCTCCTGGAACAGTAACTATCAAAGCTACTGCTAGAAATTCATCCGGAAAATGGCTTAACGCTTTCACACACAAAATCACTATCAAACAACGTGTAACAAGCATTGATATCAACGCAGAAGATTTCTCTTTAGCAGTTGGTGAAGAAAAAGATTTAGATGCAGTTAAAAATCCTAAGACTTCAACTGACTCTGTAAGATACGCTTCCAGCGATGAAAAAGTAGCAACTGTTAACGCAACAACTGGTGTTGTTAAAGCGGTTGGTGTTGGTGAAGCTACAATCACTGTTTACTCCAAAGCTGCTTGGAATACTCCTAACACAAGCACTTACAACAGAACTGATTCTGTTAAAGTAACTGTACTTGATGGTATCCAGGCTGTTAAACAGACTACAAAGACTAAATTAGAAGTAACTTTAGCAACTGACGCTAAGGAAAAATTAACGAAAGATAATCTTGTTATCACTGACGCTAACGGCGTTAAACAGGTTATCAAAGAAGTTAAATTCTCCGATGACGGAAAAACTGCTACGGTAGAAACTTACTTAGAATTCGTTGACAAAGCTACATACAAAGTATCTTATGCAGATACTGAAAAAGAATTTGTAGCAAGCGTAGGTAAAGTAGCATCTATCGTAATTGAACCTAAAACAGTTGAATACCAGAAAGAAACTGCTTTATCAATCAAATTATTTGATGCTAACGGTGTTGATGTAACTACAGCTGATGAATTACGTAACGTAACTTTCGATTATGATGCTGCAAAAGCTTATATCGGAGCTATTGAAGATGGTAAATACAAAATCAATGTATATACTTTCCCTTCATCTGTTAGCGTAAAAGCTGTTTACCATACTTATGACTATACTGATTTAACTGAAAAAGTATTTGAAAGTACTGCAGTCATCAATTCTGTAGAAGAAATCAAAAACACAGCTACTAATGTTCAGTATACATTAACTTCTGGAAAAGCTGATTGGACAAAAGTAAATACTACTATTCCTGCAGATGCAACTGGATATAGATTATTTATGAAAGCAAAAGATCAGGCTAACGCAGATTTAACTGAAAAAGATTTCACTTTTGAATCTTCTGATCCTACTGTATTAGGTGTTTCTAAGACAGACGATGGTGTGTACGTATATGCTATCAAATCTGGTGTTGCACATATCAAAGTAACTTACGGAAATACAACTCAGTTACTTAAAGTAACAGTTGGAGCAGAAGCAAAAGCAGCTACAATTACTGCAAGTAAGACTAGCGCTGTATTATACAACTCATTTAGTGATGAAGTTACTATTGATGTTACTGTAAAAGATCAGTATGGAAACAAAATTACTTCAGATAAGTTAGTATCTGTTAGTGATATTAGTAACGATATCATAGTTGATAATAGCGTAGCTGGTAAAGTAACATTTACATTACCTAAGGGTGCAGGAAAAAATGCTAGCTATACTTATAGATTAACATATTTAGACAGAGTTACATCTGTGACTATCAGAACTGTTGCAGTTACTGATTTAAATGAAACATCAGTAAGAGTTGAATCTAATGTTAACACTGTAGATGTTGTTATGAATGATGATGTTAAGTCTGACAAAAAAGTTGAATTCAAAGCTTTCGCTTATAACTCAAAAGGTGAAAAAGTTAGAGAATTAGCTTTAAGTGATTCTGACTTTGTTGTTAAAAAAGGAAATGATACAATCGCAAATGCTATTGTAACTGACGGAACTGTTGCAAGCTTTGGAGCATTGAAACTTAATGGAAATACTACTGTAAGCCAGGCAGCTGTTGGCGTATACGTTGTAGAATACACAGGTACTATCATTCCTAAGCCTGGAACAACTAAGACAGATACTAAGAGAGTGACTTTCACTGTTACTAACTCACAGATAAAACCTACAGTTAAACAGGAAAAGACAGTTTCTACAGCTTCTACTTTAGATGCTTTAATTAAAGAAGCATTTAAAGCATCCGGAGATAAAGAAATCGTTGGATTTAAGGTTGTTGTTAACAAAACAGAGTATACTGAAACAAGTGATCTTAAATCTGTTTCTTTAACAAAAGGTGTATCTGTATTAGTAAAATCTATAAAGGTTGCTGAAGACTTTACTAATGGTACTGTAATACATTCTGTAGATGTTAATAAGACAGTATTAATTACTGAATAATTTAATCATCTAAAAAACTAACCACCTAAGGTGGTTAGTTTTTTTTGTCTATAATTCAACACACTCCTTAAGAATCCTTAATAATTATTGCATTATCCTCCTTTGTATGTTAAAATCCATCTTAGTGGAAAGTTAACTCTTAGGAGGATTTTTATAATGAGTGATATAAAGGTTAGTATCATTGTTCCAGTTTATAATGTTGAAAAATACCTAGTAAATTGTATGGAAAGTATGGTCAATCAAACCTTACAAGAAATCGAGATTATAACAGTTAATGATGGTAGCCCTGATAATAGTATTAAGATACTGGAAAAATATGAACAGAAATACCCGGGAAAGGTCAGAGTATATACAACTGAGAACCGGGGGGTTAGTCATGCCCGTAATTACGGCATAGACCGCGCTCAGGGTGACTACATCATGTTTGTGGACAGTGATGATTATATAGAGCTTAATATGGCCGAGAAACTATATAAAAAGGCTATAACAGACAATAATGATTTAGTTATGTGTGCCAGATGTAATGTGTATGAAGTAGAGGGTAAGACAGAACTAAAGAAAAAAGCAATAAAGATATTTTCTATGAATCAAAACTTTAAGATGATTGACAGAAAATTTGAATATGTACATGCTTCCCCCTTTCCATGGGACAAGCTTTTTAAACGTTCTCTATTAGATGATATACGTTTTCCGGAAGGAATTCGATTTGAAGATTTAGTAGTGGCTTTTGGTGCCTTGGCAAAGGCTGAAAGTATAGGTGTTGTGCCGGAACCGTTGTATTATTATCGGAAGACAACACAGGTAGGCTTCTTAAATAGCTTTTCGGAAGCAACAAAGGATATAGTAAAAGCGTTTGCTTTATTGTTTGATTATATGAAGCGTCATGATTTATTCGACGAGTTTAAAGAAGAATTGGAATATATATGTGTAAGGCATTTCTTCTATCGTTATGAATCTTTCTATGCGGATGAGAAAAAAGGTCAGTTAAAATTAAAAATAGATATTATTAATGCTACCCAGGATTTCTTAGAGGATTATATCCCGGGGTGGTCTAGTAATCATTACTTAAAATATGTAACAAGTGCATCTCTTAAGAAACATATGAAGTATTATGTAAATCGTAATAAAGCAATTCAATATGTAACCTATCGGGAAAAGGTACCTGGCAGAGTGTACCGGTTATTTTTGAAAATAAGTGGTAAATGGGATAAAGTATCTCGTAAATGGAAAAAATTTAAAAAGAGCAAGAAAAAAGCTGCGGTTATTAAACGTAATATAAAAAAATCTAAAGTATATAAGCTATTTCACTTACCGTCAGATATGAAATACTCAAAGTACTATGATAGCCTACAGGTGAATGAGAAGGTTATCTTATTCGAATCCAAGCATGGAGAGGATTTAGCTGGTAATATCTTTAATATGATATATGAAACTGCCAGAGACAAATATCGTGATTACCGTATATGCCTTGTAATGAAAAAAGACCTAATAGAAACCTATAGCAAGCAGTTAAGCAACTATGGTATAAATCACGTTCATTTTATAGAATTACACACCGATGAATATTTAAGAACCTTGGCTTTGGCAAAGTACTTAGTTACAGATACCAGTTTTCCTCCCTATTTTATTAAGAAACCAAATCAAGTATACTTAAATACTTGGCATGGTACGCCTCTTAAAGCCATGGGACGTATTGTACCGGACAGAGAATATGCACTTGGTAATGTCCAGAGAAACTTTTATATAGCAGACTATCTATTATATCAGAATGAATTTTCTAAAAAGGTATTTTTTGATGACTATATGCTAAATGAAGTATACAAAGGTAAAGTGCTACTATCCGGTTATCCGAGAAACTCTTCCTTTTATCGTACGGATAGAAGAGATAAAATACGCACAGAGTGTGGATTAACAGAGAAACAGGTATTAGTTTATATGCCGACCTGGAGAGGATTGCTTCATAAGAAGCAGAATAAGGAGCAGGTAGAGAAAATTTTTAGCTACCTTGCACATTTAGACCATAAATTAAGAGATGACCAGGTATTATTTGTAAAGTTACATCCCTTTGTAAAACGGAGTATTAATTATTCAGAATTAATTCATGTTAAGGAATTTCCAAGTGAATACGAGACCTATGACTTCTTAAATGCAAGTGACTTACTGATTACTGATTACTCTAGTATTATGTTCGACTATGCATGTTCAAAGAAGAAGATTATTCTGTTCACTTACGATAGAGCAGAATATCTTGGTGACAGAGGTATTTACATTGATTTGGATGAGATGGATTTGCCTAAGGTTGAAACCGTAGATGATTTAGTTAAAGAAATAAACAATCCAGATTATGATTATCCAAAGTTCTATAAACGATTTTGCAGCTATGATTCTGCAGAGACTGCTAAAAATGTATGTGACATGGTATTCTTGCAAGAAGATACAAAACTACAGGTAGTGGATTACAGTAAGAATCAGGAATCCAATGTCCTTATTTATACCAAAGCGCTTAAAAATAACGAAGAAGATTTGAAGTTCATCGAAGGCTTAAATAATAGAAAAGATAAAGAAAAAAATCTTTTTCTACATTTTAAAGCTGGAGCAATGAAAAAGACTTCAAGAAACTTAAGCCTGCTTAATCAAGAGATAGGCTATATACCAATATCCCCTGGAAGAAATTATACATTTTCAGAATATATTGCTTTTATCCTAACATTCCGTTTTGGGATTAAGAATAGTTATACAAAGAATAAGATTAACACTTTGGCAGAACGTGAGACCGCCAAATATTATGGGAATACTGCGTTTGATTATGTTATAAATTATTCAGGCATGGATTTAATGCTTATTCATGTTTTTGATGCCATAGATGCTAAAAAGATATTTTATTTTCATGACTTTAATGAAAAGAAATATAATTCATCTAAAATTTATAAAAAGAATATACAGTATGCAATAACGCATCTGTCACAATATACACTGGTTATAGTACCATCTTCGATGGAGAAGTTAGCTGAGATAAAGCAGCTAAGAGAAAAAGTGAAAATTATTACAATTGATGAGAAACCGGTTAGTATTGATACCATTCTAAAGGAGGTTATATAGTGAAGGCTGGAGTTGTAACATTTCATAACGCCCACAACTTTGGAGCAAGTCTTCAAACCTGGGCTTTGCAGAGAGTTTTAAAGAATAATAAAATAGAAGCCTCAGTTATTCATTATCATCCAAGCATCATTGATGACCTATATAATCCTCTAAAAGGGAAAGAAGGGTTTGCTAAAAGTATTGCTAAATTTAAGCTACGACGTAAAAACCCTAGAAGCCTGGAAAGATATAATAACTACACTGGTTTTATCCATAAACAGTTCGATCTTCTGGGTGACTTTACCACCTATGAAGAATTGGAAGCTGCCAATCTTAACTTAGATGCTTATATAGTTGGCAGTGACCAGGTGTGGAACAGTGAGCATATCGGTGGTTTTGATCCAGCTTTCTTTCTTGACTTTGTGAAAGATAAGGAAGCTGTCAAGATTTCTTATGCAGCAAGTATTGGTAAGGATTATGTTCTTCCCATATACCATGATAAGATAAGAAACAGTTTAAAGAGTTTTACATCCATATCCGTTAGAGAAAAGAGTGCGAAGAAAGCTATTGGTAACTTAACAGATAAATCGGTTGATGTTGTTTTAGATCCAACTCTTTTACTCCCCAGAGAAGATTATGATGCAATTAAGACAATGCCAAATATCAGAGAAAAATATATCTTTGTATATATGATGGAACACAATCCGGATGTAATCGCATTTGCCAACAGAGTATCAACTGCTACAGGTCTGCCAATTATTCAAAGAAGACCAAACAAGCTCTTTAAAAATGAAATCGGAAGCTGTTACACCTCAGCGCCTGGAGATTTCCTGGGACTTATCGAGAAGGCGGAATATGTTATAACAAATTCCTTTCATGGTACAGTATTTTCAATTATTTACGAAACCCCGTTTGTATCCATGCTCCACTCCAATACCGGAAGTAGAACCATAGACCTATTAAAAGCTTTGAATCTGGAATCACATCTCTTGTATAAGAAGGAAGAATTTAAAGATTTCTCCCAGTTTGCCATAGAGAACCCAGAGAAACTGCGAAAGAGAATCCTTGAATTAAGACAAAGCTCTTTAGTCTTTTTAATGGATGCCCTAGGAGAAAATGCAAGGAATACAAAAGTAGCCTGTCCGACTAATATTACAAAGATGGAATGCTATGGCTGCTTTGCATGTAAAGAAATCTGCCCGACAAAGGCTATCACAATGGCTGCCGATGCAGAAGGTTTTAAATATCCTGTCGTTGACGAAGAAAAATGTATTGATTGTGGTGCCTGTAGTAAAGCGTGTATTCGCAAATCCAATCAATTGCTGGAATTTAAAGAAGAATATCCTAAAGTATACTCTGTAATGAATAAATCAGAGGAGGTTCGGTTAAAGAGTTCTTCCGGTGCTATTTTTCCAGAACTGGCCAGATATGTAATCGAAGAGAAAAAAGGTTATGTAGTTGGTGTAAAATACGATAAGGATATGAGGGTGGTGTCTTCCATAGCACATAATATGGAGGATGTAAAAGCATTCTATGGTTCTAAATATGTAAAGAGTGATTTTGATGGCATTTTTCCAAGAATAAAACAACTTTTAATTGATAAGGAGACAGTTCTATATTCAGGCTTACCCTGTGAATGTGCTGCCTTACGCTCTTATTTAAGAAAAGAATATGAAAATTTAGTAATTTGTGAAATTTTATGTCATGCTTCGCCTTCACCAAAAGTGTATGAGCAATATATTGATTACTTAAATAACAAATATAAATCGAAAGTAGTTAAATTAACCTTCCGTAATAAGAATTCAGGTTGGCTAATTCATAAAGCAACCATGGTAATTGAGTTTGCAAATGGTAAAGTTTTAAATGTGAATGCGAGAAAAAATAATTATTTCCGTGCTTTCTTAAATGATTATATTTCAAGACCTAGCTGTAGCATCTGTGCATATACCTATCGTAACCGGGTAGGTGATGTTACCCTTGGCGACTTCTGGGGAATTAAAGATATTGACCCGTCAATGTTTGATGATAAAGGTGTCAGCTTGTTATTAGTCAATAATGAAAGAGGAAGTAAGATCTGGGAAGCGGTAAAAGAAAACTTCACATACAAAAATAGTAACATGACGGCTGCATTTAAGAAAAATCATAGTAAACCCAGCCGTTATAAATTGGAGCGCATGGAATTGTTTTCAAAATTGGATAAAAAGCCAATCGATGATTTATTGTATAGTTATAATGATTTGAGAAAATAACTGAAATATTATAGGCTGCTGGAAATATTTAACATAAAATTAGGTGCAGCAGCCTGTGATAATCGAAAGGTGCAGGTGTTAATTTGAAGAAATATTGGAATAATTTTAAAAAATACCGATTTTTACTAGGTGAACTAGTGAAAAAAGGTATTACTTTAAGATATAGAAGATCCTATCTAGGTATTCTCTGGACTCTGATTGAGCCTTTGCTTACTATGATAGTATTGACTGTTGTTTTTGGTACCTTATTTGGTAATGAGGATAAGCAATTCCCGGTATATATTCTATCCGGTAGACTTTTATATTCTTTCTTTTCCAACAGTACCAAAGTTGCTATGAAATCCATTCGTATGAACAGCAGCATGATTAAAAAGGTATATGTACCGAAATATATGTACCCATTAGCCAGTATTTTAACTGACTATATTATATTTATGATATCACTAATCATCTTGGTTGCAGTTGGAGTTGTATTACAAGTTAAGCCTACTTTTTATTTGTTTCAGGTAATCATACCATTGGCAGTACTGCCAATTATGTGCTATGGTATCGGTTTGATATTGGCAACCTTGTCCGTGTTCTTTAGAGATTTAGAATACATTTGGTCAGTAGCACTTATGATGGTAATGTACACATCTGCAATCTTTTATAAACCAGCTAAAATTATCAAAGGTGGTTACGGCTGGCTTTTAGAAATAAATCCTCTGTATTCTGTAGTTGTAAATTTTAGAAATTCCATTTTTGGAGCTCCATTAGATCAGCGAGCATTAGCCTTATCATTGGTATATAGTGTTGGATTTTTGGCAATTGGAGCATTTATGTTCTATAAGAAGCAGGATCAGTTTATATTGCACGTGTAATTGCACATAAAGAACTTGCTTACAGAATAACAGTGAAGAATAAAGGAGGCATACTATGAAAAAGACAGCAGTAGATGTAAGTCATGTCAGTATGCGGTTTAACTTAGCATCACAAAAGGTTGACAACTTAAAGGAATACTTTATTAAATTAATCAGAAGAGAATTAAAATATAAAGAGTTTTGGGCTTTACAGGATGTAAGCTTACGCATAGATCAGGGAGACCGTGTTGGGATTCTGGGGTTAAATGGAGCAGGTAAGAGTACCTTACTAAAAATAATTGCAGGCGTTTTAAAGCCTACCGAAGGTTCAGTAACGGTAAAGGGGAGGATAGCACCATTGTTGGAGCTTGGTGCAGGTTTTGAAAAAGAATATACCGGTGCAGAAAATATATATTTGTATGGTGCTGTATTAGGGTATCCAAGAGAATTCATTGCCGAGAAATACAATGAAATTATTGAATTCTCAGAATTGGGGAAGTTTATTGATGTACCCTTAAAGAATTATTCCTCCGGTATGAAATCAAGACTTGGTTTTTCTATTGCTACGATTGTTGAACCAGATGTATTAATACTTGATGAGGTTCTTGCAGTA
The nucleotide sequence above comes from Anaerocolumna cellulosilytica. Encoded proteins:
- a CDS encoding Ig-like domain-containing protein, which codes for MKKNFFKKKLASGLALALVVASLAPAGLSASAATATKVVKQGGGKAPTVMYVGGAKVDYSLSKVYKSNKYAWTVSDSSIATITKTTGVVTAKAPGTVTIKATARNSSGKWLNAFTHKITIKQRVTSIDINAEDFSLAVGEEKDLDAVKNPKTSTDSVRYASSDEKVATVNATTGVVKAVGVGEATITVYSKAAWNTPNTSTYNRTDSVKVTVLDGIQAVKQTTKTKLEVTLATDAKEKLTKDNLVITDANGVKQVIKEVKFSDDGKTATVETYLEFVDKATYKVSYADTEKEFVASVGKVASIVIEPKTVEYQKETALSIKLFDANGVDVTTADELRNVTFDYDAAKAYIGAIEDGKYKINVYTFPSSVSVKAVYHTYDYTDLTEKVFESTAVINSVEEIKNTATNVQYTLTSGKADWTKVNTTIPADATGYRLFMKAKDQANADLTEKDFTFESSDPTVLGVSKTDDGVYVYAIKSGVAHIKVTYGNTTQLLKVTVGAEAKAATITASKTSAVLYNSFSDEVTIDVTVKDQYGNKITSDKLVSVSDISNDIIVDNSVAGKVTFTLPKGAGKNASYTYRLTYLDRVTSVTIRTVAVTDLNETSVRVESNVNTVDVVMNDDVKSDKKVEFKAFAYNSKGEKVRELALSDSDFVVKKGNDTIANAIVTDGTVASFGALKLNGNTTVSQAAVGVYVVEYTGTIIPKPGTTKTDTKRVTFTVTNSQIKPTVKQEKTVSTASTLDALIKEAFKASGDKEIVGFKVVVNKTEYTETSDLKSVSLTKGVSVLVKSIKVAEDFTNGTVIHSVDVNKTVLITE
- a CDS encoding bifunctional glycosyltransferase/CDP-glycerol:glycerophosphate glycerophosphotransferase, whose protein sequence is MSDIKVSIIVPVYNVEKYLVNCMESMVNQTLQEIEIITVNDGSPDNSIKILEKYEQKYPGKVRVYTTENRGVSHARNYGIDRAQGDYIMFVDSDDYIELNMAEKLYKKAITDNNDLVMCARCNVYEVEGKTELKKKAIKIFSMNQNFKMIDRKFEYVHASPFPWDKLFKRSLLDDIRFPEGIRFEDLVVAFGALAKAESIGVVPEPLYYYRKTTQVGFLNSFSEATKDIVKAFALLFDYMKRHDLFDEFKEELEYICVRHFFYRYESFYADEKKGQLKLKIDIINATQDFLEDYIPGWSSNHYLKYVTSASLKKHMKYYVNRNKAIQYVTYREKVPGRVYRLFLKISGKWDKVSRKWKKFKKSKKKAAVIKRNIKKSKVYKLFHLPSDMKYSKYYDSLQVNEKVILFESKHGEDLAGNIFNMIYETARDKYRDYRICLVMKKDLIETYSKQLSNYGINHVHFIELHTDEYLRTLALAKYLVTDTSFPPYFIKKPNQVYLNTWHGTPLKAMGRIVPDREYALGNVQRNFYIADYLLYQNEFSKKVFFDDYMLNEVYKGKVLLSGYPRNSSFYRTDRRDKIRTECGLTEKQVLVYMPTWRGLLHKKQNKEQVEKIFSYLAHLDHKLRDDQVLFVKLHPFVKRSINYSELIHVKEFPSEYETYDFLNASDLLITDYSSIMFDYACSKKKIILFTYDRAEYLGDRGIYIDLDEMDLPKVETVDDLVKEINNPDYDYPKFYKRFCSYDSAETAKNVCDMVFLQEDTKLQVVDYSKNQESNVLIYTKALKNNEEDLKFIEGLNNRKDKEKNLFLHFKAGAMKKTSRNLSLLNQEIGYIPISPGRNYTFSEYIAFILTFRFGIKNSYTKNKINTLAERETAKYYGNTAFDYVINYSGMDLMLIHVFDAIDAKKIFYFHDFNEKKYNSSKIYKKNIQYAITHLSQYTLVIVPSSMEKLAEIKQLREKVKIITIDEKPVSIDTILKEVI
- a CDS encoding polysaccharide pyruvyl transferase family protein gives rise to the protein MKAGVVTFHNAHNFGASLQTWALQRVLKNNKIEASVIHYHPSIIDDLYNPLKGKEGFAKSIAKFKLRRKNPRSLERYNNYTGFIHKQFDLLGDFTTYEELEAANLNLDAYIVGSDQVWNSEHIGGFDPAFFLDFVKDKEAVKISYAASIGKDYVLPIYHDKIRNSLKSFTSISVREKSAKKAIGNLTDKSVDVVLDPTLLLPREDYDAIKTMPNIREKYIFVYMMEHNPDVIAFANRVSTATGLPIIQRRPNKLFKNEIGSCYTSAPGDFLGLIEKAEYVITNSFHGTVFSIIYETPFVSMLHSNTGSRTIDLLKALNLESHLLYKKEEFKDFSQFAIENPEKLRKRILELRQSSLVFLMDALGENARNTKVACPTNITKMECYGCFACKEICPTKAITMAADAEGFKYPVVDEEKCIDCGACSKACIRKSNQLLEFKEEYPKVYSVMNKSEEVRLKSSSGAIFPELARYVIEEKKGYVVGVKYDKDMRVVSSIAHNMEDVKAFYGSKYVKSDFDGIFPRIKQLLIDKETVLYSGLPCECAALRSYLRKEYENLVICEILCHASPSPKVYEQYIDYLNNKYKSKVVKLTFRNKNSGWLIHKATMVIEFANGKVLNVNARKNNYFRAFLNDYISRPSCSICAYTYRNRVGDVTLGDFWGIKDIDPSMFDDKGVSLLLVNNERGSKIWEAVKENFTYKNSNMTAAFKKNHSKPSRYKLERMELFSKLDKKPIDDLLYSYNDLRK
- a CDS encoding ABC transporter permease, coding for MKKYWNNFKKYRFLLGELVKKGITLRYRRSYLGILWTLIEPLLTMIVLTVVFGTLFGNEDKQFPVYILSGRLLYSFFSNSTKVAMKSIRMNSSMIKKVYVPKYMYPLASILTDYIIFMISLIILVAVGVVLQVKPTFYLFQVIIPLAVLPIMCYGIGLILATLSVFFRDLEYIWSVALMMVMYTSAIFYKPAKIIKGGYGWLLEINPLYSVVVNFRNSIFGAPLDQRALALSLVYSVGFLAIGAFMFYKKQDQFILHV
- a CDS encoding ABC transporter ATP-binding protein — its product is MKKTAVDVSHVSMRFNLASQKVDNLKEYFIKLIRRELKYKEFWALQDVSLRIDQGDRVGILGLNGAGKSTLLKIIAGVLKPTEGSVTVKGRIAPLLELGAGFEKEYTGAENIYLYGAVLGYPREFIAEKYNEIIEFSELGKFIDVPLKNYSSGMKSRLGFSIATIVEPDVLILDEVLAVGDAKFKKKCEAKIQSMFDKGVTVLFVSHSLAQVQKICNKAILLEKGKVIAQGGIEEVSAIYEEKTK